The following proteins are co-located in the Candidatus Zixiibacteriota bacterium genome:
- a CDS encoding diaminopropionate ammonia-lyase — translation MAVAVVNRYRQPSPGWSEAVEAPFRADDITALHHSIPEYKPTPLVHLPGLVSELGVGGLVVKDEAHRFGLKAFKALGASYAIYRYVKAYLAGQSLPCPAPSEFYSWRDILRKGELTLCTATDGNHGRGVAWTARKLDQGAVIYMPNNSAPARVQNIRGENAKVVLVDGTYDDAVTRCARDAAVNRWQTVSDTSWTGYEEIPRWIMAGYLTLFREIENDIGQNVRIDLVLVQGGVGALAAAAAWYFRRESPWPQVTLVSVEPTEAACLLESISSPSGEPVLSRGRQNSIMAGLNCGTPSLVAWPLIKLGFDMFLAIDDSSCVDAMRRFYHPSGNDTRVISGESGAAGLAALLSLTGDSSLEHVRRSLPLTPDSTVLLLNTEGDTDPDGFRSRVGKNKL, via the coding sequence ATGGCCGTAGCAGTAGTCAATCGGTACCGACAGCCGTCACCAGGCTGGTCCGAGGCGGTCGAGGCGCCGTTTCGCGCCGATGACATAACCGCGCTGCATCACTCAATTCCTGAGTACAAGCCCACCCCGCTGGTCCATCTTCCCGGACTCGTCTCTGAGCTTGGCGTGGGCGGGCTTGTGGTCAAAGACGAGGCGCATCGTTTCGGACTCAAGGCATTCAAAGCGCTCGGCGCGTCGTACGCCATCTACCGATACGTGAAGGCCTACCTGGCGGGCCAGTCACTGCCTTGTCCGGCTCCTTCGGAATTCTACTCCTGGCGCGACATACTCCGTAAAGGCGAGCTCACTCTTTGCACGGCCACCGACGGCAACCACGGCCGCGGGGTTGCCTGGACCGCGCGAAAGCTCGATCAGGGCGCGGTCATCTACATGCCGAATAACTCTGCTCCTGCAAGAGTACAGAACATTCGCGGCGAGAACGCAAAGGTGGTGCTGGTGGACGGGACATACGATGACGCGGTCACGCGATGCGCGCGCGATGCGGCGGTCAACCGGTGGCAGACAGTTTCGGATACCTCCTGGACGGGATACGAAGAAATCCCGCGATGGATCATGGCGGGATACCTGACGCTGTTCCGCGAGATCGAAAACGACATCGGCCAAAACGTCCGTATCGATCTGGTCCTGGTACAGGGAGGTGTAGGTGCGCTGGCGGCGGCCGCCGCCTGGTACTTCCGCCGCGAATCTCCCTGGCCGCAAGTTACGCTCGTGTCTGTCGAACCAACCGAGGCCGCCTGCCTGCTTGAGTCAATATCTTCTCCATCGGGCGAACCGGTGTTGAGCAGAGGACGGCAGAACAGTATCATGGCCGGCCTGAACTGCGGGACTCCCTCACTCGTGGCCTGGCCGCTCATCAAGCTCGGCTTCGACATGTTTCTGGCCATCGATGATTCGTCGTGTGTGGACGCCATGCGTCGATTTTATCATCCGAGCGGAAATGACACTCGGGTCATCTCCGGCGAATCGGGGGCCGCCGGCCTGGCGGCATTGCTCAGTTTGACAGGCGACAGCTCCCTGGAGCATGTCCGCCGATCACTCCCCCTGACACCTGACTCGACCGTGCTGCTTCTCAACACCGAAGGAGATACCGACCCGGACGGCTTCCGGTCCCG